One window from the genome of Schistocerca piceifrons isolate TAMUIC-IGC-003096 chromosome 1, iqSchPice1.1, whole genome shotgun sequence encodes:
- the LOC124791410 gene encoding THAP domain-containing protein 2-like: protein MKRENWFPTTASYLCSAHFEEKYMYHTNVQRRLLSKAGPTIFNFPPHLQKQDKVLRPQPRKRSFDNLQDSAVTVTSLAQMPVSPTSVSADHNYSLPSPKKLKTQYNRVQAENVRLKKRIKQMKQLSVRHKRRIVQLQTLVAGLRRRLCSSVSDMLKSEHVVGLLKQLLELQCSAKVRHYSQQIRIFALTLHFYSAKA, encoded by the exons atgaagcgagaaaactggtttcctactacagccagttacctctgttcagctcattttgaagagaaatatatgtaccacacaaatgtccagaggcgccttttgtcaaaagcaggacctactatctttaactttccaccacatttacaaaagcaagataaagtattacgaccacaacccagaaagcgatctttcgacaatttgcaagatagtgctgttacagtgacatcattagcacaaa tgcctgtcagtcccacatctgtttctgctgaccacaattactctctaccaagccctaagaagttgaaaacacaatataatagagtacaagcagagaatgtgcgactaaagaagcggataaagcaaatgaagcaacttagtgtacgacacaaaagaagaatagtgcagttacagactttagttgctggtttgagaagaaggctatgtagttcagtttctgatatgttaaagagtgaacatgtagttggtttgttgaagcagctattggaacttcagtgcagtgctaaagtacgccattattctcagcaaataaggatatttgccctgaccctacacttttattctgccaaggcatag